In one window of Frigoriglobus tundricola DNA:
- the gloA2 gene encoding SMU1112c/YaeR family gloxylase I-like metalloprotein, with the protein MNIIRTHHVAVICSDYARSKRFYTEVLGLEVIAEVYRAARDSYKLDLRLPDGTQIELFSFPNPPARPSYPEACGLRHLALEVSDVSAAITHLEAHGVRVEPVRVDEFTGKRFTFFADPDGLPLELYER; encoded by the coding sequence ATGAACATCATCCGCACGCACCACGTCGCGGTCATCTGTTCGGACTACGCGCGATCCAAACGGTTTTACACCGAGGTCCTCGGTCTGGAAGTGATCGCCGAGGTGTACCGGGCCGCACGCGATTCGTACAAACTCGACCTCCGCTTGCCGGACGGGACGCAGATCGAACTGTTCAGCTTCCCGAACCCGCCGGCGCGACCGAGCTATCCCGAGGCCTGCGGCCTGCGCCACCTCGCGCTGGAGGTGAGCGACGTCTCGGCCGCGATCACCCATCTGGAGGCGCACGGGGTGAGAGTCGAACCGGTGCGCGTGGACGAGTTCACGGGCAAGCGGTTCACCTTCTTCGCCGACCCGGACGGGTTACCGCTCGAACTCTACGAGCGATAA
- a CDS encoding aldo/keto reductase, producing MSTFARFTPRRPLGRTGFAATLLGIGDLADRSLPLDTCVATARRAIDAGLNVIDTAPNYEDGYSEEIVGRVVRGTERDSVFVIDKIDHHADPVGPQIEGSLGRLALGHTDAFVFHNLSSLDVFGRLCETGGGFDQLADAVRSGKCRFRGISSHNPDVLRAALRAGVCDLVLFPVGPFVEPRYVTEILPLAKALGVGTVCFKTFGAGKLVGDTSGYNQPLKTRPRGKVSSGGSDDTAAVLPRLSVAECLHYTLTLDPDVALLGLSYPNEQDAAFAAARSFRPLTADRMEDIRQRAVEARRDKGPCWWNPDPAA from the coding sequence ATGTCCACGTTCGCACGCTTCACGCCACGCCGCCCACTCGGCCGGACCGGATTCGCGGCCACGCTTCTGGGGATCGGAGACCTCGCGGACCGGAGCCTTCCCCTCGACACCTGCGTGGCGACCGCGCGCCGCGCGATCGACGCCGGGCTCAACGTGATCGACACGGCCCCGAACTACGAAGACGGGTACTCCGAGGAGATCGTCGGCCGGGTGGTGCGGGGCACCGAGCGCGATTCCGTGTTCGTGATCGACAAGATCGACCACCACGCTGATCCGGTCGGCCCGCAGATCGAGGGCTCGCTCGGTCGGCTCGCGCTCGGTCACACCGATGCGTTCGTGTTCCACAATCTGTCGTCGCTCGACGTGTTCGGCCGGTTGTGTGAAACCGGTGGCGGGTTCGATCAGCTCGCCGACGCGGTCCGAAGCGGGAAGTGTCGGTTCCGCGGCATCTCCTCACACAATCCGGACGTTCTGCGTGCCGCTCTCCGCGCGGGCGTTTGCGATCTGGTCCTGTTCCCGGTCGGGCCGTTTGTGGAACCCCGGTACGTCACCGAGATCCTGCCGCTGGCGAAGGCGCTTGGCGTCGGAACGGTGTGCTTCAAAACGTTCGGAGCCGGCAAGTTGGTCGGCGACACGAGCGGTTACAACCAGCCGCTGAAAACGCGCCCGCGGGGCAAGGTTTCGAGCGGCGGGTCGGATGATACCGCCGCCGTCCTCCCCCGGCTCTCGGTCGCCGAGTGCCTGCACTACACGCTCACCCTGGACCCGGACGTCGCCCTTCTGGGGCTGAGTTACCCGAACGAGCAGGACGCGGCCTTCGCCGCCGCCCGGTCCTTCCGGCCGCTGACCGCCGACCGGATGGAAGACATTCGCCAGCGGGCCGTCGAGGCCCGGCGCGACAAGGGGCCGTGCTGGTGGAACCCCGATCCCGCGGCGTAA